A window of the Thiomicrospira microaerophila genome harbors these coding sequences:
- a CDS encoding acetyltransferase, whose translation MKRLAILGASGHGKVVADIAELNGWDVVFFDDAFPRVSHLAHWSVMGNTQDLLADLQRFDGCFVAIGNNRIRLDKQQMLAEKGATFPVLIHPSAVVSRYAKVEAGCVVMAGAVVNPFALVQQACIINTSATIDHDCVLAEGLHISPGAHLAGAVSVGTCSWVGIGASVKQCVKIGAHVVVGAGAAVVKDVSDGLTVVGVPAKPLDACF comes from the coding sequence GTGAAGCGTTTAGCGATCTTAGGCGCGAGTGGTCACGGTAAGGTGGTGGCGGATATTGCTGAGTTGAATGGTTGGGATGTGGTGTTCTTTGATGATGCCTTTCCGCGTGTTTCACATTTAGCGCACTGGTCGGTTATGGGGAATACGCAAGACTTATTGGCGGATTTGCAGCGTTTTGATGGTTGTTTTGTGGCGATTGGTAATAATCGGATTCGCTTGGATAAACAACAGATGTTGGCGGAAAAAGGCGCGACTTTTCCTGTTTTGATTCATCCATCGGCGGTGGTCAGTCGTTATGCAAAAGTAGAAGCGGGTTGTGTGGTGATGGCGGGTGCGGTGGTTAATCCGTTTGCATTGGTTCAGCAGGCCTGCATTATTAATACGAGTGCGACGATTGATCATGATTGTGTGTTAGCTGAGGGCTTGCATATTAGCCCGGGTGCGCATTTAGCGGGTGCGGTGTCCGTTGGGACCTGTTCTTGGGTTGGGATTGGCGCATCAGTAAAGCAATGTGTGAAGATTGGTGCACATGTGGTGGTTGGCGCGGGCGCTGCGGTGGTGAAGGATGTTTCGGATGGTTTGACTGTTGTCGGTGTACCGGCGAAGCCTTTAGATGCTTGTTTTTGA
- a CDS encoding sugar transferase has protein sequence MKRFFDVSLILLSLPLLLPLLVVVALLVRVKLGAPVLFRQVRPGLAGTPFTMMKFRSMTDERDEEGNLLPDAVRLTKFGRFLRSTSLDELPGLWSVFKGDMSLVGPRPLLMEYLPLYSAEQARRHETRPGITGWAQVNGRNAISWEQKFEYDVWYVDNQSLWLDIKIIFLTLKKVFVRDGISAQGEATMPKFEGSKQ, from the coding sequence ATGAAACGCTTTTTTGATGTGTCTTTGATTTTATTAAGCCTGCCTTTGTTGTTGCCGTTATTGGTTGTGGTGGCGTTGTTGGTGCGGGTTAAGTTGGGTGCGCCGGTGTTGTTTAGGCAGGTGCGACCAGGCCTGGCGGGTACGCCGTTTACGATGATGAAGTTTCGTAGCATGACCGATGAGCGCGATGAGGAGGGTAATTTGTTGCCCGATGCGGTACGGTTGACGAAGTTTGGGCGGTTTTTGCGTTCCACCAGCTTGGATGAGCTGCCGGGGTTGTGGAGTGTGTTTAAAGGCGATATGAGTTTGGTGGGGCCGCGTCCGTTGTTAATGGAGTATTTGCCCTTGTATTCTGCCGAACAAGCCCGTCGTCATGAAACCAGGCCTGGTATTACCGGCTGGGCGCAGGTGAATGGCCGCAATGCGATCAGTTGGGAACAAAAGTTTGAATATGATGTGTGGTATGTCGATAATCAATCGCTGTGGCTGGATATTAAGATTATTTTTTTAACGCTAAAAAAAGTGTTTGTGCGTGATGGGATTTCGGCACAGGGCGAGGCGACGATGCCTAAATTTGAAGGGTCAAAGCAGTGA
- a CDS encoding PDDEXK nuclease domain-containing protein, protein MSENLVVDAAYRHLGGNIVEMQKSSQWGDKLLAQLSRDLMHAFPSMKGFSKRNLELIRQWYLFWEGDCEFAKQAVSQMMRQSDLANQLLKDPCVFDFIDETNVVDERDLEKSLIEHVTQFLLELGSGFAYIGKQVLVTVGERDFYLDLLFYHTKLHCYVVVELKMGEFEPEYAGKLNFYIKAVDEQLRGDTDAPTIGILLCKSKDRLVVDYALSDIHKPMGVSEYVLGNALPEHLKRLLPSSDDFELELQDVKKAAENRT, encoded by the coding sequence GTGAGTGAAAATTTAGTCGTAGATGCGGCCTACCGGCATTTGGGTGGCAATATTGTTGAAATGCAAAAGTCTAGTCAGTGGGGCGATAAACTTTTGGCGCAGTTAAGTCGTGATTTGATGCATGCTTTTCCGAGTATGAAAGGCTTTTCGAAGCGCAATCTCGAATTGATACGCCAATGGTATTTGTTTTGGGAGGGCGATTGTGAATTTGCGAAACAGGCTGTTTCGCAAATGATGCGTCAGTCTGACTTGGCAAATCAGTTGCTTAAAGATCCTTGTGTTTTCGATTTTATCGATGAAACAAACGTTGTTGACGAACGAGATTTGGAAAAGAGCCTGATTGAGCATGTTACCCAATTTTTGCTCGAACTGGGTTCTGGATTTGCCTACATTGGCAAACAGGTATTGGTTACGGTAGGCGAACGAGATTTTTATTTGGACTTGTTGTTTTATCATACAAAATTGCATTGTTATGTTGTTGTTGAACTCAAGATGGGTGAGTTTGAGCCCGAATATGCCGGTAAGCTAAATTTTTATATCAAAGCCGTTGATGAGCAACTTCGCGGCGACACCGATGCCCCTACGATTGGCATATTGCTTTGCAAATCCAAAGATCGGTTGGTTGTGGACTATGCTTTGAGTGACATTCATAAACCCATGGGGGTTTCAGAGTATGTTCTGGGGAATGCTTTACCCGAACACTTAAAACGCTTATTGCCAAGTTCGGATGATTTTGAATTGGAGTTGCAGGATGTGAAAAAAGCTGCGGAGAATCGGACATGA
- a CDS encoding sugar transferase, which translates to MKRFFDVSLILLSLPLLLPLLVVVALLVRVKLGAPVLFRQVRPGLAGTPFTMVKFKGI; encoded by the coding sequence ATGAAACGCTTTTTTGATGTGTCATTGATTTTATTGAGCCTGCCGCTGTTGTTGCCGTTATTGGTGGTAGTGGCTTTGTTGGTGCGGGTTAAGTTGGGTGCGCCGGTGTTGTTTAGGCAGGTTCGACCAGGCCTGGCGGGTACGCCGTTTACGATGGTGAAGTTTAAAGGTATTTAG
- a CDS encoding Abi family protein — MLKPYRKTPLTFNQQLALLKQPGMAFNDDSTALSYLSSINYYRLSSYWFPFRVQDSLGQRSHQFVEGTHFWMLTEVMSFGALSFFYAGLQNDKKIGKQDKAAVSSIFNLHHKRLGDWLHKLTYVRNVCAHHSRLWNRELAIRPDKVKENLWLPPITPRNDRIFYILLMMRYLLRNVKGGDEWAMQMNQLLEPVCETSFYRTSMGMPVDWKHHPLWR; from the coding sequence ATGCTTAAACCTTATCGCAAAACGCCACTGACATTTAATCAGCAATTGGCTTTGCTTAAACAGCCCGGTATGGCTTTTAATGACGATTCTACCGCCCTCTCTTATCTATCATCGATTAATTATTATCGTTTAAGTAGCTACTGGTTTCCGTTTCGTGTGCAAGATAGTTTGGGGCAACGAAGTCATCAGTTTGTTGAGGGTACGCACTTTTGGATGTTGACGGAGGTCATGAGTTTTGGGGCTTTGTCTTTCTTTTATGCGGGTTTACAGAATGACAAAAAAATCGGCAAGCAAGATAAGGCAGCGGTTTCGTCTATCTTTAACCTGCATCATAAGCGTTTGGGGGATTGGCTTCATAAGCTGACGTATGTTCGAAATGTTTGCGCACATCATAGTCGTTTATGGAATCGAGAGTTAGCCATAAGACCTGATAAAGTGAAAGAAAATTTATGGTTGCCGCCAATAACGCCAAGAAATGATCGTATTTTTTATATTTTGTTGATGATGCGTTACCTTTTACGTAATGTTAAAGGTGGTGATGAGTGGGCTATGCAAATGAATCAATTACTAGAGCCAGTGTGTGAAACAAGCTTTTACCGTACCTCAATGGGAATGCCTGTGGACTGGAAGCATCACCCACTGTGGCGATAG
- a CDS encoding sugar transferase, translated as MKRVFDVFLILLSLPLLLPLLVVVALLVRVKLGAPVLFWQVRPGLASGLFKMADHCFFVANCYNRVNITATPIEEAQPWRFFIASKKVLDA; from the coding sequence ATGAAACGTGTATTTGATGTGTTTTTGATTTTATTAAGCCTGCCGCTGTTGTTGCCGTTGTTGGTTGTGGTGGCGTTGTTGGTGCGGGTTAAGTTGGGTGCGCCGGTGTTGTTTTGGCAGGTTCGACCAGGCCTGGCGAGCGGTCTATTTAAGATGGCTGATCATTGCTTTTTTGTAGCAAATTGTTATAATCGGGTCAACATAACCGCCACGCCTATCGAAGAAGCGCAACCTTGGCGGTTTTTTATTGCCTCTAAAAAGGTGCTAGATGCTTAA
- a CDS encoding MBL fold metallo-hydrolase RNA specificity domain-containing protein codes for MLSLISHGGLEGVTGSCHELGYAPGKSLLVDCGLFQGADFSSHGAESANANKLAIDFDIRRVQALLVTHAHIDHIGRIPYLLMAGFNGPIICTEPTARLLPLMLEDAVRLGVTQDRRLIDLLMARIKSLLVPVAYGVWHRLDAEVKIKFKRAGHILGSAYIEVDLAKALPYQPNETTLVLGDEPVDSERHQGLVKRIVFSGDLGAPYSPILPNPKAPYACDLLVLESTYGNRLHAGRRDRTRALKAVVEHCVRDRGVVLIPAFSLGRTQALLYEFEQIIHQHGGDWEDIEILVDSPMANEVTRIYRDLKPLWDAEAQRKLAKGRHPLAFEQLTTIDDNQTHQQVVDYLKRTARPTIVIAASGMCTGGRIVAYLKALLGDARTDVVFSGYQSPGTNGWAIQRYGNKQRYPNGYVELDGARYPIKAQVHSMSGYSAHADQKDLLNFVKRMRHKPKFVQLVHGDEDAKRVLGGLIMSLRTE; via the coding sequence ATGTTGTCTTTGATTTCGCATGGTGGTTTGGAGGGGGTGACGGGTTCGTGTCATGAGCTGGGTTATGCGCCGGGCAAATCGTTGTTGGTGGATTGCGGTTTGTTTCAGGGCGCGGATTTTTCTAGCCACGGTGCGGAGTCGGCGAATGCGAATAAGCTGGCGATTGATTTTGATATTCGCCGTGTGCAGGCCTTGTTGGTGACCCATGCGCATATTGACCATATTGGGCGGATTCCGTATTTGTTGATGGCGGGGTTTAATGGGCCGATTATTTGTACAGAACCAACGGCGCGCTTGTTGCCCTTGATGTTGGAGGATGCGGTGCGCCTGGGTGTAACCCAAGACCGTCGGTTGATTGATTTGTTGATGGCGCGGATTAAATCGCTGTTGGTGCCGGTGGCGTATGGGGTGTGGCATCGATTGGATGCGGAGGTCAAAATCAAGTTTAAACGCGCTGGGCATATTTTGGGTTCGGCGTATATTGAGGTGGATTTAGCCAAGGCGTTGCCTTATCAGCCCAATGAGACGACTTTGGTGTTGGGCGATGAGCCGGTCGATTCTGAAAGGCATCAAGGCCTAGTGAAGCGGATTGTGTTTTCTGGGGATTTGGGCGCACCTTATTCGCCGATTTTGCCGAATCCGAAAGCGCCTTATGCCTGTGATTTGTTGGTGTTGGAAAGCACTTATGGCAATCGGTTGCATGCCGGGCGGCGTGATCGAACGCGAGCGTTAAAAGCGGTGGTGGAGCATTGTGTGCGTGATCGTGGGGTGGTGTTGATTCCGGCATTTAGTTTGGGGCGCACCCAGGCCTTGTTGTATGAGTTTGAGCAGATTATTCATCAGCATGGCGGCGATTGGGAGGATATCGAGATTTTGGTGGATTCGCCGATGGCGAATGAGGTGACGCGGATTTATCGGGATTTAAAACCCTTGTGGGATGCCGAAGCCCAGCGCAAGTTGGCGAAAGGGCGGCATCCGCTGGCGTTTGAGCAGTTGACGACGATTGACGATAACCAAACCCATCAGCAGGTGGTGGACTATTTAAAACGCACCGCACGTCCGACGATTGTGATCGCGGCCAGCGGGATGTGTACCGGCGGGCGGATTGTGGCGTATTTGAAGGCGTTGTTGGGTGATGCGCGTACTGATGTGGTGTTTAGCGGATATCAATCACCGGGCACCAACGGCTGGGCGATTCAGCGTTATGGCAATAAACAACGCTATCCGAACGGTTATGTCGAGTTAGATGGCGCGCGTTATCCGATTAAAGCGCAGGTGCATTCGATGTCAGGCTATTCCGCCCATGCGGATCAGAAAGATTTGCTGAACTTTGTAAAGCGAATGCGCCATAAGCCCAAGTTTGTGCAATTAGTGCACGGCGATGAGGATGCAAAACGTGTGTTGGGTGGGTTGATAATGTCATTGCGAACGGAGTGA
- a CDS encoding glycosyltransferase family 4 protein codes for MSPPQVKLIPLAIERDISLLSDLKSLFALRKTFSREKFDLVLSVTPKAGLLSALAGCFSGTRNRLHWFTGQVWLTQRGFKRYLLKSIDKLLASCVRFALVDSQSQFDFLIAEKVLNPSKGEVLGEGSICGVNLERFKFNEEARAAFRAQIGLSDEAKVLLFLGRLNKDKGIFDLVEAFNLIVNEIDNLHLVLVGPDEQLIEQSLSSSEKLHPKIHFIGGTSEPEKWLSVGDVFCLPSYREGFGSSVIEAAAVGLPAITSRIYGLTDAVVEGQTGLMHQVGNVDEIASKMKQLINDEELTKRLGENARQRAESSFSQRYVSGLLLDYMNKELSSS; via the coding sequence ATGTCCCCCCCTCAGGTTAAGTTGATTCCCTTAGCTATTGAGCGTGATATTAGTTTGCTGAGTGATTTAAAGTCGCTGTTCGCATTAAGAAAAACGTTTAGCCGTGAAAAATTTGATTTAGTTTTGTCTGTTACGCCTAAAGCCGGACTTTTAAGCGCGTTAGCAGGATGTTTTTCCGGTACCCGTAATCGTTTGCATTGGTTTACCGGTCAAGTCTGGCTGACTCAACGTGGATTTAAGCGTTATTTGCTAAAGTCTATCGATAAGTTATTGGCATCTTGTGTTCGATTTGCACTCGTTGATAGTCAATCTCAGTTTGATTTTTTAATAGCTGAAAAGGTATTGAATCCGAGTAAAGGTGAAGTTTTAGGTGAGGGCTCGATCTGCGGTGTTAACCTAGAACGTTTTAAGTTTAATGAAGAGGCTAGGGCAGCTTTTCGAGCGCAAATTGGTTTAAGTGATGAGGCGAAAGTGCTTTTATTCTTGGGTAGATTGAATAAGGATAAAGGTATTTTTGATTTAGTTGAAGCCTTTAATTTAATTGTCAATGAGATAGATAACTTGCATTTAGTGTTGGTTGGGCCGGATGAACAATTGATTGAACAGTCATTATCATCGTCTGAAAAATTACACCCGAAAATACATTTCATAGGCGGTACTTCTGAACCGGAAAAATGGCTTTCGGTTGGTGATGTTTTTTGTTTACCTAGCTATAGAGAGGGCTTTGGCAGCAGCGTGATTGAAGCCGCTGCTGTAGGTTTGCCGGCTATTACTTCGCGTATTTACGGTTTAACGGATGCGGTTGTTGAAGGGCAGACAGGGTTGATGCACCAAGTAGGTAACGTTGATGAAATAGCATCTAAAATGAAGCAGCTTATCAATGATGAAGAGCTTACAAAGCGTCTTGGTGAAAATGCAAGACAACGCGCAGAGTCATCTTTTAGCCAGCGTTATGTTTCAGGCCTTCTTTTGGACTACATGAATAAGGAATTATCTAGTAGTTAA
- a CDS encoding NAD-dependent epimerase/dehydratase family protein — protein MNILLLGANGFIGSAILEELSKNNDLTITCITRKPVFDDVKADNVNWLQLDVLSNKSRFQRIINESDIVINTIGELDKPALMTRTNFELVKEIVDLMLASKGKKRLIQVSSVGCYGAINRFIGQEITIKEDDTEYPIGLYEETKTKADNYIKANLADSDHCSYSILRPTNVFGPGMKSKAILGLAFMVKKGRFFTLLIAPQFRLMCMSEM, from the coding sequence ATGAATATTTTACTACTTGGCGCTAATGGTTTTATCGGGTCTGCCATACTTGAGGAATTATCAAAGAATAATGATTTAACTATAACGTGTATCACACGTAAACCTGTTTTTGATGATGTAAAGGCTGATAATGTAAATTGGCTTCAGTTAGATGTGTTATCAAATAAAAGCCGTTTCCAGCGTATTATTAATGAGTCGGATATTGTTATTAATACGATCGGTGAATTAGATAAACCTGCTTTGATGACACGCACAAACTTTGAACTGGTAAAAGAAATTGTTGATCTTATGCTTGCTTCAAAGGGTAAGAAAAGACTGATTCAAGTGAGTAGTGTAGGTTGCTATGGTGCTATTAACCGTTTTATAGGGCAAGAAATTACCATAAAAGAAGATGATACAGAGTATCCGATTGGTTTATATGAAGAAACCAAAACTAAAGCTGACAATTACATAAAAGCGAATTTAGCTGATTCAGATCACTGTAGTTATTCCATTTTACGGCCTACCAATGTTTTTGGGCCAGGGATGAAAAGCAAAGCGATTTTGGGCTTGGCCTTTATGGTAAAAAAGGGTCGTTTTTTTACATTGCTGATCGCTCCGCAGTTTCGACTTATGTGCATGTCCGAGATGTAG
- a CDS encoding glycosyltransferase translates to MVARYDPQKDHFNFIHAMGILKEEGYHFTCCLVGRDLNKDNKTLVDEIANFNLTKNILLLDQRLDVPVIMNGIDIHVLSSAYGEAFPNVVAESMSCATPNVVTDVGDAGFIVGDTGKVVTPRSPEKLAQAIRVFLITYENDPVKWSENCENAFIRARDNFDIKNMIEKYHFVWGI, encoded by the coding sequence ATGGTTGCCCGTTATGATCCGCAAAAAGATCATTTCAATTTTATCCATGCTATGGGTATCCTGAAAGAAGAAGGTTATCACTTTACTTGTTGCTTAGTTGGACGCGATTTAAATAAGGACAACAAGACACTTGTTGATGAAATTGCCAATTTCAATTTGACTAAAAATATACTTTTGTTAGATCAGCGTCTTGATGTACCAGTTATTATGAATGGTATTGATATTCATGTTCTTTCCAGTGCTTACGGCGAAGCTTTCCCTAATGTTGTTGCAGAATCAATGTCATGTGCTACGCCCAATGTAGTTACGGATGTAGGCGATGCGGGCTTTATAGTTGGCGATACTGGAAAGGTTGTTACCCCGCGTTCGCCTGAAAAGCTTGCACAAGCAATCCGTGTGTTTCTTATAACTTACGAAAATGATCCAGTTAAATGGTCAGAGAATTGTGAAAATGCTTTTATAAGAGCACGTGATAATTTTGACATAAAAAATATGATTGAAAAATATCATTTTGTTTGGGGTATTTGA
- a CDS encoding transposase, which produces MPKPITLVNPKIEPKIEPNSVLEKRSRRVFSTEYKLSILQQADACKHGELGTLLRREKLYSNQLAQWRREFAEQGVNGLAKSKPGPVPSKTPEQKRIEQLEKENAGLLKQIAVKDGCLLLQKKALALIEALEQQS; this is translated from the coding sequence ATGCCAAAACCCATTACCCTTGTTAATCCAAAGATTGAACCGAAGATTGAGCCTAATTCCGTGCTGGAAAAACGTTCTCGCCGTGTGTTTAGCACCGAGTACAAGCTCTCTATTCTACAACAAGCTGATGCCTGTAAACATGGCGAGTTAGGCACATTACTGCGCCGTGAAAAACTCTATTCCAATCAGTTGGCGCAATGGCGTCGTGAGTTTGCCGAGCAAGGTGTCAACGGCTTAGCTAAATCTAAACCCGGCCCAGTGCCGTCTAAAACTCCGGAGCAAAAGCGTATTGAGCAGTTAGAAAAAGAAAATGCTGGCCTTCTCAAACAGATTGCCGTCAAGGACGGCTGCCTTTTACTCCAAAAAAAAGCCTTGGCACTGATCGAAGCACTCGAACAGCAGAGCTAG
- a CDS encoding IS3 family transposase, producing the protein MIVDQPLPPYVSQRLAAEALALCRNTLRRHIKAHTFCGPRLPPGHRRGGSVQPKALSEVERQHVIDTLTGETFCNQPPVQVFHQLLEQGEYLCSVSTMHRLLRANELNGERRAQRPPQSHSVPRLRADAPNQVWTWDIAKLSTRKRGEYLSLYVVMDLFSRYIVAWMLSRKENSALSSQLIEEAVQRYQIAPNSLTLHQDCGTPMTAHCYLDLLGELAITASHSRPRVSNDNPMSEAQFKTLKYQLDYPRRFDDYDHAMRWCQDYVSWYNHQHHHSSLAGFTPYQVFSGDYKQIATIRQQALDDAFAKHPQRFSQGRPLVKLTPAEVFINPIPEEADQQTIETGVNFPTLPRVKQKAI; encoded by the coding sequence ATGATAGTCGATCAACCCTTACCGCCATATGTATCTCAACGTTTAGCGGCAGAAGCGTTGGCGCTGTGTCGCAATACGTTGCGCCGACACATCAAAGCACACACCTTCTGCGGACCGAGGTTGCCGCCGGGTCATCGGCGCGGTGGGTCTGTTCAACCTAAGGCGTTGAGTGAAGTCGAGCGCCAGCACGTGATCGACACGCTGACCGGTGAGACCTTCTGTAATCAACCACCGGTACAAGTGTTCCATCAGCTATTGGAGCAAGGAGAATACCTGTGTTCGGTGAGTACGATGCATCGTCTATTGCGTGCAAATGAACTTAACGGTGAGCGTCGCGCACAACGTCCGCCCCAATCGCACAGTGTACCCAGATTACGTGCCGATGCGCCTAATCAAGTGTGGACCTGGGACATTGCTAAACTGTCCACCCGAAAGCGAGGCGAATATCTCTCGCTGTATGTGGTGATGGACCTCTTTAGCCGCTACATTGTAGCCTGGATGCTCTCGCGCAAGGAAAACAGCGCATTGTCATCGCAATTGATTGAAGAGGCGGTGCAACGTTACCAGATTGCCCCCAACAGCTTAACGTTACACCAAGACTGCGGTACACCGATGACGGCACATTGTTATCTCGATTTACTTGGAGAGTTAGCGATAACCGCCTCACACAGCCGCCCCAGAGTGAGTAATGACAATCCGATGAGCGAGGCGCAGTTTAAAACGCTGAAGTATCAGCTGGACTATCCGCGCCGGTTCGATGATTATGACCATGCCATGCGCTGGTGCCAAGACTATGTGAGTTGGTATAACCATCAACATCACCACAGCAGTCTGGCGGGGTTCACGCCCTATCAAGTGTTTAGTGGTGATTACAAGCAAATCGCAACAATACGCCAACAGGCATTAGATGATGCGTTTGCAAAACATCCGCAACGGTTTAGCCAAGGTCGCCCCTTGGTCAAATTGACGCCAGCGGAAGTGTTTATTAACCCGATACCCGAGGAGGCGGATCAACAAACTATTGAAACGGGTGTGAACTTCCCGACCCTGCCAAGGGTGAAGCAAAAAGCAATTTAA
- a CDS encoding GIY-YIG nuclease family protein, producing MKQGYIYIMSNKKHGTLYVGVTSNLIQRVYQHKHHLIEGFTKRYNLNKLVYFEQIEEIRNVSTYIEPVL from the coding sequence ATGAAACAAGGTTATATTTACATAATGAGCAACAAGAAACATGGCACCCTATATGTTGGAGTTACTAGTAACCTAATTCAACGTGTTTACCAGCATAAACATCATTTGATTGAGGGTTTTACCAAACGTTACAACCTTAATAAGCTAGTTTATTTTGAGCAAATAGAAGAAATCCGGAACGTGTCAACATATATTGAACCAGTTCTTTAA
- the rfbD gene encoding dTDP-4-dehydrorhamnose reductase, translating into MHKSLLVIGKTSQLGQTLQNLVNQSTTHTPQQTFTFTGRQELDLADPNSISRFFNQQRFDAIINCAAYTAVDQAENEPEHANQINHLAVKQLAEIAKKQHTTLIQLSTDYVFDGTKRTPYKETDPTRPINVYGLTKSLGEQACLRINPKGAIIRTSWLYSHHGHNFIKTMLRLSQQRDQLKIVNDQFGSPTNAVDLAQAIINLINNPQTQTALKIYHYANEGVCTWYDLAQHLFKLTETRCQLIPIKSQDYPTQAKRPAYSALNTQRIQTQLNHPTRNWQQALKTHLATTPS; encoded by the coding sequence ATGCACAAAAGTCTTCTCGTTATCGGCAAAACCAGCCAACTAGGTCAAACCCTCCAAAACCTAGTCAACCAATCCACAACACACACGCCCCAACAAACCTTCACCTTTACAGGGCGACAAGAACTAGATTTAGCCGATCCAAACAGCATTAGCCGCTTTTTCAACCAACAACGCTTCGACGCCATCATCAACTGCGCGGCATACACAGCGGTTGACCAAGCAGAAAACGAACCGGAACATGCAAACCAAATCAACCACCTAGCGGTAAAACAACTCGCCGAAATTGCCAAAAAGCAACACACCACCTTGATTCAGCTAAGTACCGATTACGTGTTTGACGGCACAAAACGCACCCCCTACAAAGAAACCGACCCCACCCGGCCAATCAATGTTTATGGCCTTACAAAAAGCCTTGGCGAGCAGGCCTGCTTACGCATCAACCCCAAAGGCGCGATCATCCGAACCAGTTGGCTATACTCACACCACGGCCACAACTTCATAAAAACCATGCTGCGGCTAAGCCAACAGCGCGATCAACTCAAAATAGTCAACGACCAATTCGGTAGCCCAACCAACGCCGTTGATCTAGCGCAAGCGATAATAAACCTAATAAATAACCCACAAACACAAACTGCGCTCAAAATTTATCACTACGCCAATGAAGGCGTTTGCACTTGGTACGACCTAGCACAACACCTGTTTAAACTCACCGAAACCCGCTGTCAACTCATCCCAATCAAAAGTCAAGACTACCCAACCCAAGCAAAACGCCCAGCCTACAGCGCACTCAATACCCAACGCATCCAAACCCAACTAAACCACCCCACCCGAAACTGGCAACAAGCCCTAAAAACCCATCTAGCCACAACACCCTCATAA
- the rfbC gene encoding dTDP-4-dehydrorhamnose 3,5-epimerase, which yields MKIIQQAIGGVYLIQPQVHTDGRGYFVETFRQDLLQQAIGYPIHFCQDNEAHSEQGVLRGLHFQWPPYAQSKLIRVIEGEILDIAVDLRPNSPNFGQHHRQQLSAQNQQQLYIPKGFAHGYLVLSSQAKIHYKVDAPYAPNHEGGLAYNDPQLNINWRTEPQTQKQATLSEKDQNQPRLADIRQQCQAFNAL from the coding sequence ATGAAGATTATTCAGCAAGCGATTGGCGGTGTTTATCTTATTCAACCCCAAGTTCATACGGACGGGCGGGGCTATTTTGTTGAAACCTTCCGCCAAGACCTTCTGCAGCAAGCCATTGGCTATCCCATTCACTTCTGTCAAGACAACGAAGCCCACTCCGAACAAGGGGTTTTAAGAGGCCTTCACTTTCAATGGCCGCCCTATGCGCAAAGCAAACTGATTCGCGTAATTGAAGGCGAGATCCTCGACATCGCTGTAGACCTGCGCCCCAACAGCCCCAACTTTGGACAACACCACCGCCAACAGCTCAGTGCGCAAAATCAACAACAACTCTACATACCCAAAGGCTTTGCCCACGGCTACCTTGTCCTAAGCTCACAAGCCAAAATCCACTACAAAGTCGATGCCCCCTATGCGCCAAACCATGAAGGCGGCTTGGCCTACAACGACCCACAACTCAATATAAACTGGCGAACAGAACCGCAAACGCAAAAACAAGCGACACTATCCGAAAAAGACCAAAACCAACCGCGCCTTGCCGACATTCGTCAGCAATGCCAAGCCTTTAACGCGCTATAA